Proteins from a genomic interval of Hemicordylus capensis ecotype Gifberg chromosome 14, rHemCap1.1.pri, whole genome shotgun sequence:
- the FAM89B gene encoding leucine repeat adapter protein 25, with product MSCPQASSQDSLAAAAAAGASSVCAIEGLPPLPKGLSGILNSSGGSWREIEKVYSKKTRIQDDLRKAAAAAASSEKPPLRSKPANLDSALAVLRKEMVGLRQLDMSLLCQLWSLYESIQEYKGLFQDMSSSLHSEGSLAAENGFSDEEDDFEVDQPTPDGPKENPPGQRLRLLQPQNSRDQWLQESFHITI from the exons gggcgagCAGCGTGTGCGCCATCGAGGGGCTGCCCCCGCTGCCCAAGGGGCTCAGCGGCATCCTCAACTCCAGCGGCGGCTCCTGGCGGGAGATCGAGAAGGTCTACAGCAAGAAGACGCGCATCCAGGACGACCTCCGcaaggccgccgccgccgccgcctcctcggaGAAGCCGCCGCTCCGCAGCAAGCCGGCCAACCTGGACTCGGCCCTGGCCGTGCTGCGCAAGGAGATG GTCGGCCTGCGGCAGCTGGACATGTCCCTCCTGTGCCAGCTGTGGTCCTTGTACGAGTCCATCCAGGAGTACAAAGGCCTCTTCCAGGACATGTCCTCCTCGCTCCACTCGGAAGGGAGCCTGGCAGCCGAGAACGGCTTCTCGGACGAGGAGGACGACTTCGAAGTGGACCAGCCCACCCCGGACGGCCCCAAGGAGAACCCCCCGGGCCAGCGGCTGCGCCTGCTTCAGCCTCAGAACTCGCGGGATCAGTGGCTTCAGGAATCCTTCCACATCACCATCTGA